DNA sequence from the bacterium genome:
CCCGTCCTCACCGGCGTGCTGACGGGCCTGTCCATCGCCGCCCTCGCCGTCGTGCTCTTCCTGGTGCTCAAGGGGCCTTCGCTGCTGCGCCGCGAAGCCCAGGGCCTCCTGCTCGAGCAGCTCGCCTCGCTGCGCCTGGAGACGGAGGGCGCCAGCTTGGCCGGCCTGGCCGGCGGCCCGGACGCCATCGGCGAGGGCCGGCGCAACGCCGTCGTCCGCGCGACCGAGAAGGTGGCGCCGGCGGTGGTCTCCGTGCAGGTGACGCAGGTGCAGCGCTACGTCTCGCAGCCGCGCTCGATCTTCGAGTACTTCGAGTTCTTCGGCCGGCCGCGCGTCTACGAGCAGGAAGTGCCGGGCCAGGGCAGCGGTGTGCTGGTCAGCCCCTACGGCCGCGTCGTGACGAACAACCACGTCGTCGAGGGCGCGCGCTCGATCCAGGTCACGCTCAGCGACGGCCGCAGCTTCCCGGCCAAGCTGCTCGACGCGAGCACCAAGCACGACATCGCGCTCCTGCAGCTCGAGCTCCCCGAGGGCACACAGGTGCCCTACGCCGAGCTCGGCGACAGCGACGAGCTCCTGATCGGCGAGTGGGTGATCGCCATCGGCAGCCCCTTCGGCTTCCAGCTCAACGACATCCGGCCCAGCGTCACGGTCGGCGTCGTCAGCGCCCTGCACCGGGAGGTCATGGCGGGCGGCGAAGGCCTCTACGCGGACATGATCCAGACCGACGCCGCGATCAATCCGGGCAACAGCGGCGGCCCGCTCATCGACAGCGAGGGCAAGGTGATCGGCATCAACACGCTGATCTTCACGAAGACGGGCGGCAGCCTCGGTATCGGCTTCGCGCGTCCGATCAACAAGGTGGTCTGGATCCTCAACGAGTTCGAGCGCTACGGCCAGGTGCGCGACACCTGGGCCGGCTTCGAGGCGACGGACCTGAAGCCCTTCCACGTCGTGC
Encoded proteins:
- a CDS encoding trypsin-like serine protease — translated: MLPGSPERPQRWIPVLTGVLTGLSIAALAVVLFLVLKGPSLLRREAQGLLLEQLASLRLETEGASLAGLAGGPDAIGEGRRNAVVRATEKVAPAVVSVQVTQVQRYVSQPRSIFEYFEFFGRPRVYEQEVPGQGSGVLVSPYGRVVTNNHVVEGARSIQVTLSDGRSFPAKLLDASTKHDIALLQLELPEGTQVPYAELGDSDELLIGEWVIAIGSPFGFQLNDIRPSVTVGVVSALHREVMAGGEGLYADMIQTDAAINPGNSGGPLIDSEGKVIGINTLIFTKTGGSLGIGFARPINKVVWILNEFERYGQVRDTWAGFEATDLKPFHVVHYGLGVKKGIFVTTVFRGGPAEAGGLQPGDVVTAIHGQAVGFFGDGNRIFARFEVGDRVKLSVHRDGRMLTLPVKLESYKEPATDD